In Myxococcus stipitatus, the following are encoded in one genomic region:
- a CDS encoding efflux RND transporter permease subunit, whose protein sequence is MARSLRQRWFEGFIQTAVSRPWYVLLVSVLLSIGGMALASRLEFRGSFVELLPQGAREVQDLTRVSQKAGGDGYLVILAKGDTPERLKAYARELQARLEALPEVRYVEHSYDVEFFRRHGLLLLPVEKLTQLRADLSARVRYERQQANPFYIDLGATPPPPTFEEIARKHSPDVSMREYLSNADGTEVYLMLKPMGTAGDLDFARHFVELAMGTGRTLASERYPSVKLEATGNFQNRIEEDAVMRGDLSRSGTLSALIAVGLILLATRRISALVVVGVPVMVGLVVTFGVAQIAIGHLNVVTGFLVAILIGLGIEYGVHLCMRYWEERRTKSSRDALALAVGGTFSGALTSAVTNAAAFFVLLLAQFHAFNQFGFLAGLGVLLAVLAAYGLGPSLLAIAERLRPARTEDAPVLAAEAQATPAAPEREWKRWPTSVIVLIALTVVGLAAYSVAIAPRLGFETDMRKLKGDSPASRLDDHVTEQLGQPLNPAIFLVDDLTQAAKVEEIIAEVKQRNGADSVFLRTTSLNDLVPGDLKRREVEISGIRTLLHGLPESAQQDPRLKDFQQMVDAKPYGLESLPVEVRRRFEATDGKGTFLLLFPSVSNYDTEDLKRWAAQIDQVVEAATARGVEMSVLDSNRIAARIFALVRGDGPLILWSAAAVVFVVILISLRSLKRALLVTGPLFLGMTCLAGGMYLFDVQLNFINAVVLPNLLAIAVDNSIHLYHRYEEEGPGSLGKVVRHTGLAAVVATLSNAAGYGALLVANHQGLRSIGQIALLGVVCTFLGTTVFFPALLALLERWQGRKGLAVREGTVVQSLELEETSAKAESSGERKSA, encoded by the coding sequence GTGGCCAGGTCTCTGCGGCAACGGTGGTTCGAGGGCTTCATCCAGACGGCGGTCTCCCGACCCTGGTACGTGCTGCTGGTCTCCGTATTGCTGTCCATCGGAGGTATGGCGCTGGCGTCGCGGTTGGAGTTTCGCGGCTCTTTTGTAGAGCTGCTGCCGCAGGGTGCTCGAGAAGTTCAAGATCTGACACGCGTGTCACAGAAAGCGGGCGGGGACGGGTATCTCGTCATCCTCGCGAAGGGGGACACGCCGGAGCGGCTCAAGGCTTACGCTCGTGAGCTTCAAGCTCGCCTGGAGGCCCTCCCGGAGGTCCGCTACGTCGAGCACAGCTATGACGTGGAGTTCTTCCGCCGTCACGGGCTGCTACTACTTCCCGTCGAGAAGCTGACCCAGTTGCGCGCGGATCTGTCGGCCCGGGTGCGCTACGAGCGCCAACAGGCCAACCCTTTCTACATCGACCTGGGGGCCACGCCTCCGCCGCCCACATTCGAGGAGATTGCCCGCAAGCACTCGCCCGACGTGTCCATGCGCGAGTACCTCTCCAACGCGGACGGCACGGAGGTCTACCTCATGCTCAAGCCCATGGGGACGGCGGGCGATCTGGACTTCGCGCGCCACTTCGTGGAGCTGGCGATGGGGACGGGGCGGACGCTGGCCTCGGAGCGCTACCCCTCGGTGAAGCTCGAGGCGACGGGCAACTTCCAGAACCGCATCGAGGAAGACGCGGTGATGCGCGGCGACCTCTCGCGCTCGGGCACGTTGTCGGCGCTCATCGCGGTGGGGCTCATCCTGCTGGCCACCCGGCGTATCTCGGCGTTGGTGGTGGTGGGGGTGCCGGTGATGGTGGGCCTGGTGGTGACGTTCGGCGTCGCCCAGATCGCCATCGGCCACCTCAACGTGGTGACGGGCTTCCTGGTGGCCATCCTCATTGGCCTGGGCATCGAGTACGGCGTCCACCTGTGCATGCGGTACTGGGAGGAGCGGCGGACGAAGTCCTCGCGGGACGCCCTGGCCCTGGCCGTGGGTGGCACCTTCAGTGGCGCACTCACCTCGGCGGTGACGAACGCGGCCGCCTTCTTCGTGCTGCTGCTGGCGCAGTTCCACGCCTTCAATCAGTTCGGATTCCTCGCGGGGCTGGGGGTGCTGCTCGCGGTGCTGGCGGCGTACGGGCTGGGCCCCTCGCTCTTGGCCATCGCCGAGCGGCTCCGCCCCGCTCGCACGGAGGACGCGCCTGTTCTGGCGGCGGAGGCCCAGGCCACACCCGCGGCACCAGAGCGTGAGTGGAAGCGCTGGCCCACGTCGGTCATCGTCCTGATCGCGCTGACCGTGGTGGGGCTCGCCGCGTACTCGGTGGCCATCGCGCCTCGGCTGGGCTTCGAGACGGACATGCGCAAGCTGAAGGGTGACTCGCCGGCCTCGCGCCTGGACGACCACGTCACCGAGCAGCTGGGGCAGCCGCTCAATCCCGCCATCTTCCTGGTCGACGACCTGACGCAGGCGGCGAAGGTGGAGGAGATCATCGCGGAGGTGAAGCAGCGCAACGGCGCGGACTCCGTGTTCCTTCGCACCACGTCACTCAATGACCTGGTGCCCGGGGACTTGAAGCGCCGGGAGGTGGAGATCTCTGGCATCCGGACGCTGCTCCACGGCCTGCCCGAGTCCGCGCAACAGGATCCCCGCCTGAAGGACTTCCAGCAGATGGTGGACGCGAAGCCCTACGGGTTGGAGTCGCTGCCAGTGGAGGTCCGCCGCCGCTTCGAGGCCACGGACGGCAAGGGGACCTTCCTGCTGCTGTTCCCGTCCGTGTCCAACTACGACACCGAGGACCTGAAGCGGTGGGCGGCGCAGATTGACCAGGTGGTGGAGGCAGCGACGGCGCGGGGCGTGGAGATGTCCGTGCTGGACAGCAACCGCATCGCCGCGCGCATCTTCGCCCTGGTGCGGGGAGACGGGCCGCTCATCCTGTGGTCCGCCGCGGCGGTGGTGTTCGTGGTCATCCTCATCAGCCTGCGCAGCCTGAAGCGGGCGCTGCTGGTGACGGGGCCGCTGTTCCTGGGCATGACGTGCCTGGCCGGCGGCATGTATCTTTTCGACGTGCAACTGAATTTCATCAACGCGGTGGTGCTGCCCAACCTATTGGCCATCGCCGTGGACAACTCCATCCATCTGTACCACCGGTACGAGGAGGAGGGCCCCGGCTCGCTCGGCAAGGTGGTGCGGCACACGGGGCTGGCGGCCGTGGTGGCCACGCTGTCCAACGCGGCGGGCTACGGAGCGCTGCTGGTCGCCAATCACCAGGGGTTGCGCAGCATCGGACAGATTGCGCTGCTTGGGGTCGTGTGCACCTTCTTGGGGACCACGGTCTTCTTCCCCGCACTGCTTGCTCTCCTGGAGCGCTGGCAAGGGAGGAAGGGGTTGGCCGTGCGGGAGGGTACCGTCGTCCAGAGTCTGGAGCTCGAAGAGACCAGCGCGAAGGCCGAGTCATCGGGGGAGCGGAAATCGGCGTGA
- a CDS encoding aminotransferase class I/II-fold pyridoxal phosphate-dependent enzyme, with product MSDVFDKCSNWKDYRIAKATGLYPYFRVIEASHGATEVEIEGKRVIMVGSNNYLGLSSDPRVKEAAIKATEKFGTTCSGSRLLNGTLALHEELEGRLAKFLNREAAIVISTGFQTNLALASILGRHDVVFSDRANHASLVDGIRLSFATERKFRHNDMDHLEQLLSQADPSAGKIIITDGVFSMEGDICNLPRIAELAKQYNARVMTDDAHAMGVLGEKGRGTSEYFGLEKETDLVMGTFSKSFASLGGVLAGPFDVINYIRHKSRSVIFSASMTPASIASALKALEIIEAEPQRRARLLDIAEKMHNGFRAMGFDTGVSVTPVVPVHIGDQVKCFRFWRALHEAGVFANPVIPPAVEAGHALIRTSFMATHTDAQLDRVLDTFETIGRKLGVIPETRPTVYEPVQIARPGTSVRSNKASDKWAAGSAGLLADKGGLTLDQLSRMSSREMAGKLFDAVEQLTWRAANLQAEDLRQLRAAPMKLWEKRGELPGLLLEKGANFFLRNGTDGNSAERT from the coding sequence ATGAGCGACGTCTTCGACAAGTGCAGCAACTGGAAGGACTACCGCATCGCGAAGGCCACCGGCCTCTACCCGTATTTCCGCGTCATCGAGGCGTCTCACGGCGCCACCGAGGTGGAGATCGAAGGCAAGCGGGTGATCATGGTCGGCTCCAACAACTACCTGGGCCTGTCCTCGGACCCACGCGTCAAGGAAGCCGCCATCAAGGCGACCGAGAAGTTCGGGACGACGTGTTCGGGTTCGAGATTGCTCAACGGCACGCTCGCTCTGCACGAGGAGTTGGAAGGCCGGCTGGCCAAGTTCCTCAACCGCGAGGCGGCCATCGTCATTTCCACCGGGTTCCAGACCAACCTGGCGCTGGCCTCCATCCTGGGCCGGCATGATGTGGTCTTCAGTGACCGCGCCAACCACGCCTCGCTGGTCGACGGCATCCGGCTGTCCTTCGCGACCGAGCGCAAGTTCCGCCACAACGACATGGATCACCTGGAGCAGCTGCTCTCCCAGGCCGATCCCAGTGCTGGGAAGATCATCATCACCGACGGCGTGTTCTCCATGGAGGGGGACATCTGCAACCTGCCGCGCATCGCGGAGCTGGCGAAGCAGTACAACGCCCGGGTGATGACGGATGACGCCCACGCCATGGGCGTGCTGGGCGAGAAGGGCCGCGGCACCTCCGAGTATTTCGGCCTGGAGAAGGAGACGGACCTCGTCATGGGGACGTTCTCCAAGAGCTTCGCGTCGCTGGGCGGCGTGCTGGCGGGCCCCTTCGACGTCATCAACTACATCCGGCACAAGTCGCGCTCGGTCATCTTCTCCGCGTCCATGACGCCGGCGTCCATCGCCTCGGCGCTCAAGGCGCTGGAGATCATCGAGGCGGAGCCGCAGCGCCGCGCCCGGCTGCTGGATATCGCCGAGAAGATGCACAACGGCTTCCGCGCCATGGGCTTCGACACGGGCGTGTCCGTGACGCCCGTGGTCCCGGTCCACATCGGCGACCAGGTGAAGTGCTTCCGCTTCTGGCGCGCGCTGCACGAGGCGGGCGTCTTCGCCAACCCGGTCATTCCGCCGGCGGTCGAGGCGGGCCACGCGCTCATCCGCACGTCGTTCATGGCCACGCACACCGACGCGCAGCTGGACCGGGTGCTGGACACCTTCGAGACCATCGGCCGGAAGCTGGGCGTGATTCCGGAGACCCGTCCCACCGTGTACGAGCCGGTGCAGATTGCCCGCCCGGGCACGTCGGTGCGCTCCAACAAGGCGAGCGACAAGTGGGCGGCGGGTTCCGCCGGCCTGCTCGCGGACAAGGGCGGCCTCACCCTGGATCAGCTCTCGCGCATGTCCTCGCGTGAGATGGCCGGGAAGCTCTTCGACGCGGTGGAGCAGCTCACCTGGCGCGCGGCGAACCTCCAGGCGGAGGACCTGCGCCAGCTTCGCGCCGCCCCCATGAAGCTCTGGGAGAAGCGTGGGGAGCTGCCCGGACTCCTGCTGGAGAAGGGCGCCAACTTCTTCCTGCGCAACGGCACCGACGGCAACTCCGCCGAGAGGACCTGA
- a CDS encoding phosphatase PAP2 family protein, protein MTFQSPRGSVPAKGAREAQVRLNAVDLIIVAACTLATWVLLGPGRWAPGSLYYAGLFAFMAAGPLVLRTLESYLPRQRWLTVIADFWLLPVAVLTHGWLTPVVDTLNPFLRDAQLVAADQRIFGFQASVVLSHVVPPWLNDVLLICYYGHFVWPLVLGLWLYYRGRGAASAEFDEYLLGLGLLFILNYSAYSLVPAVGPRYFLIDSFSAPLQGSLTPLLDSLMRRPVFARDCFPSGHTGTTLVVLFYSWRFSRKLFWVMLLPGIGLIVATLAGRFHYATDLLCAVPLVMVVVGLSAALTRAARQRESERAGRSVPADAILRP, encoded by the coding sequence GTGACCTTTCAAAGTCCGCGTGGCTCCGTCCCGGCGAAGGGGGCCCGGGAGGCTCAGGTCCGTCTGAACGCGGTGGACCTCATCATCGTGGCCGCTTGCACGCTCGCGACCTGGGTGCTGTTGGGCCCAGGCCGGTGGGCCCCTGGCTCGCTCTACTACGCGGGCCTCTTCGCCTTCATGGCCGCGGGCCCGCTGGTCCTGCGGACGTTGGAGTCGTATCTCCCTCGGCAGCGCTGGCTGACCGTCATCGCGGACTTCTGGCTGCTCCCCGTGGCGGTGCTCACCCACGGCTGGCTCACGCCCGTGGTGGACACGCTCAATCCCTTCCTCCGCGACGCGCAGCTCGTGGCGGCGGACCAGCGCATCTTCGGGTTCCAGGCGTCCGTGGTGCTCTCGCACGTCGTCCCCCCGTGGCTCAACGACGTGCTCCTGATCTGCTACTACGGCCACTTCGTCTGGCCGTTGGTGCTGGGGCTCTGGCTGTACTACCGGGGGCGGGGAGCCGCTTCGGCGGAGTTCGATGAGTACCTGCTGGGCCTCGGACTGCTGTTCATCCTGAACTACTCGGCCTACTCGTTGGTGCCCGCGGTGGGGCCGCGCTACTTCCTCATCGACTCGTTCTCCGCGCCGCTGCAAGGCTCGCTGACGCCGTTGCTCGATTCGTTGATGCGGCGCCCGGTCTTCGCGCGAGACTGCTTCCCTTCGGGGCACACGGGGACCACGCTGGTGGTGCTCTTCTACTCGTGGCGGTTCTCGCGGAAGCTGTTCTGGGTGATGTTGCTGCCGGGCATCGGGCTCATCGTCGCGACGCTGGCGGGCCGCTTCCACTACGCGACGGACCTGCTGTGCGCGGTGCCGCTGGTGATGGTGGTGGTGGGGCTGTCCGCGGCGCTGACGCGGGCCGCTCGCCAGCGCGAGAGTGAACGGGCCGGGCGTTCCGTCCCCGCTGACGCTATCTTGCGCCCCTGA